A portion of the Glycine max cultivar Williams 82 chromosome 10, Glycine_max_v4.0, whole genome shotgun sequence genome contains these proteins:
- the LOC102669215 gene encoding cysteine-rich receptor-like protein kinase 29, which yields MCGCTIDKEISEEIDVKPDECSKCLNDSKVLLTHRCPSQKEAIVGYDDCMLRYSNGSIFNTKETVPEYPLSNFNNATDVEEFNRVLRNLLDSLIGQMIQYQADLSEQDCSACLVDAIKGIP from the exons ATGTGTGGCTGTACAATTGACAAGGAAATCAGTG AGGAGATCGATGTTAAGCCAGATGAATGCAGCAAATGTTTGAATGATTCCAAAGTCCTTCTCACGCACCGGTGTCCAAGCCAGAAGGAGGCAATCGTGGGGTATGACGATTGCATGTTACGCTACTCCAACGGATCAATATTCAACACTAAGGAAACTGTTCCTGAATACCCTCTGAGTAACTTTAATAATGCAACAGATGTTGAAGAGTTCAATCGAGTGCTTAGGAACTTGCTAGATAGCCTTATAGGCCAAATGATTCAGTACCAGGCTGACTTGTCAGAACAAGATTGCAGTGCATGCTTGGTTGATGCTATAAAAGGAATTCCTTAA
- the CRK20 gene encoding cysteine-rich receptor-like protein kinase 26 isoform X1, with protein MAMIPLMMMILLLLFKFPSVVLATLKSDEANLELVFTYHKCNEELGNFTTETYSNNRNVLLSNMYSDKEIENGFYNSSYGEGPDKVYGIGFCRGDVKPDKCRSCLEKSSTLLTDRCPVQKEAIGWYDLCMLRYSNRSIVEQPVTDTDDIIKCSNTNATNKDRFDKELDDLVVRMRSRSAEGDSRLKFAEGEAPVQSSNETIHALLQCVPYLSHQNCTRCLEYAMSRISYWCDGKTGGWYLGRSCSLRYETYLFFELIFHDAPAPQPSQPAVTPTKDFPKKTNPSRNIIVIVVPVFAVAIVVVGLIVLIYNYFGARRPRHKPIQSEGDGEGDGEGEGELDNDIKTDELAQFEFATIKFATNNFSDANKLGQGGFGIVYKGTLSDGQEIAIKRLSINSNQGETEFKTEISLTGKLQHRNLVRLLGFCFAKRERLLIYEFVPNKSLDFFIFDPNKRGNLNWERRYNIIRGIARGLLYLHEDSRLQVVHRDLKISNILLDEELNPKISDFGMARLFEINQTEANTNTVVGTFGYMAPEYIKHGKFSVKSDVFSFGVMMLEIVCGQRNSKIRGNEENAEDLLSFAWKNWRGGTVSNIVDTTLKDYSWDEIKRCIHIGLLCVQEDINGRPTMNSVSIMLNSSSFSLAEPSEPAFLMRGKSQLPMIMLSGSEQYSEATKSSDSGSQFAQGSSNKAPITEPYPR; from the exons ATGGCCATGATTcctttgatgatgatgatactGCTGTTGCTGTTTAAATTTCCTTCTGTCGTCCTTGCCACACTCAAATCTGATGAAGCCAACCTCGAGCTAGTATTCACATACCATAAATGTAACGAAGAGCTCGGAAACTTTACCACTGAGACCTACTCCAACAACCGGAATGTCCTTCTGTCCAATATGTATTCTGACAAAGAAATTGAGAATGGCTTCTACAATTCCTCATACGGCGAAGGCCCTGACAAAGTTTACGGTATCGGCTTCTGCAGAGGAGATGTTAAGCCAGATAAATGCCGTAGTTGCCTGGAAAAGTCCTCGACACTTCTCACCGATCGATGTCCAGTACAGAAAGAGGCGATTGGATGGTATGACCTATGCATGTTACGCTACTCCAACCGCTCAATAGTTGAGCAACCAGTTACTGATACTGACGACATCATCAAATGTAGCAACACTAACGCCACAAACAAAGATCGGTTTGATAAAGAGCTTGATGACTTGGTGGTGAGAATGAGAAGCAGGTCTGCAGAGGGTGACTCACGTCTCAAGTTTGCAGAGGGAGAGGCTCCGGTTCAATCAAGCAATGAAACCATACATGCTCTCCTTCAGTGCGTGCCTTATTTGTCTCACCAAAACTGTACTCGATGCTTGGAGTACGCTATGTCCAGGATTTCATATTGGTGTGATGGAAAAACAGGTGGTTGGTATCTAGGACGAAGCTGTTCTTTAAGATATGAGACCTACCTCTTCTTTGAGCTCATATTCCACGATGCACCAGCACCACAGCCTTCCCAACCTGCAGTTACCCCTACAAAAG ATTTTCCGAAAAAGACCAACCCATCGCGAAATATCATTGTTATAGTCGTGCCAGTGTTCGCCGTTGCCATTGTCGTTGTGGGACTCATAGTTCTTATCTACAATTATTTTGGAGCGAGAAGACCAAGACACAAACCTATCCAAA GTGAAGGTGATGGTGAAGGTGATGGTGAAGGTGAAGGTGAGCTTGATAATGACATTAAAACAGATGAGTTAGCgcaatttgaatttgctacCATCAAATTTGCAACAAATAACTTCTCTGATGCAAATAAGCTTGGTCAAGGTGGATTCGGAATTGTTTATAAG gGTACGCTCTCTGATGGACAAGAAATTGCAATTAAAAGATTGTCTATCAATTCTAACCAAGGAGAAACAGAATTTAAGACTGAAATTTCGCTAACAGGAAAGCTTCAGCACCGAAACTTAGTTAGACTACTTGGCTTCTGTTTTGCAAAAAGAGAAAGATTATTGATATATGAGTTCGTTCCCAATAAAAGCCttgattttttcatatttg ATCCAAACAAACGTGGGAATTTGAATTGGGAAAGACGCTACAATATCATAAGAGGCATCGCTCGCGGTCTTCTTTACCTTCATGAAGATTCTAGATTACAAGTTGTTCATCGTGATCTCAAAATAAGTAACATTTTGTTGGATGAAGAGTTGAACCCCAAAATATCAGATTTTGGCATGGCAAGATTATTTGAGATCAATCAAACTGAAGCCAATACAAATACAGTTGTCGGGACCTT TGGATATATGGCTCCTGAGTATATTAAACATGGGAAGTTTTCAGTCAAGTCAGACGTTTTTAGTTTTGGTGTAATGATGTTGGAAATTGTATGCGGCCAAAGAAACAGTAAGATTCGTGGTAATGAGGAAAATGCAGAAGATCTATTAAGCTTT gcATGGAAAAACTGGAGGGGAGGGACAGTTTCAAATATTGTAGATACCACACTGAAGGATTATTCTTGGGATGAAATAAAGAGATGCATCCATATTGGATTACTATGCGTTCAAGAAGATATAAATGGCAGACCAACTATGAATTCTGTTTCAATAATGCTTAACAGCAGCTCTTTCTCCCTTGCTGAACCTTCTGAACCTGCATTTTTAATGCGTGGTAAAAGTCAATTGCCTATGATTATGCTGTCTGGTAGTGAGCAATATTCAGAGGCAACAAAGTCAAGTGATTCAGGAAGTCAATTTGCTCAAGGATCATCAAATAAGGCTCCAATCACCGAGCCATATCCTCGTTAG
- the CRK20 gene encoding cysteine-rich receptor-like protein kinase 26 isoform X2: MAMIPLMMMILLLLFKFPSVVLATLKSDEANLELVFTYHKCNEELGNFTTETYSNNRNVLLSNMYSDKEIENGFYNSSYGEGPDKVYGIGFCRGDVKPDKCRSCLEKSSTLLTDRCPVQKEAIGWYDLCMLRYSNRSIVEQPVTDTDDIIKCSNTNATNKDRFDKELDDLVVRMRSRSAEGDSRLKFAEGEAPVQSSNETIHALLQCVPYLSHQNCTRCLEYAMSRISYWCDGKTGGWYLGRSCSLRYETYLFFELIFHDAPAPQPSQPAVTPTKDFPKKTNPSRNIIVIVVPVFAVAIVVVGLIVLIYNYFGARRPRHKPIQSEGDGEGDGEGEGELDNDIKTDELAQFEFATIKFATNNFSDANKLGQGGFGIVYKGTLSDGQEIAIKRLSINSNQGETEFKTEISLTGKLQHRNLVRLLGFCFAKRERLLIYEFVPNKSLDFFIFDPNKRGNLNWERRYNIIRGIARGLLYLHEDSRLQVVHRDLKISNILLDEELNPKISDFGMARLFEINQTEANTNTVVGTFGYMAPEYIKHGKFSVKSDVFSFGVMMLEIVCGQRNSKIRGMEKLEGRDSFKYCRYHTEGLFLG; the protein is encoded by the exons ATGGCCATGATTcctttgatgatgatgatactGCTGTTGCTGTTTAAATTTCCTTCTGTCGTCCTTGCCACACTCAAATCTGATGAAGCCAACCTCGAGCTAGTATTCACATACCATAAATGTAACGAAGAGCTCGGAAACTTTACCACTGAGACCTACTCCAACAACCGGAATGTCCTTCTGTCCAATATGTATTCTGACAAAGAAATTGAGAATGGCTTCTACAATTCCTCATACGGCGAAGGCCCTGACAAAGTTTACGGTATCGGCTTCTGCAGAGGAGATGTTAAGCCAGATAAATGCCGTAGTTGCCTGGAAAAGTCCTCGACACTTCTCACCGATCGATGTCCAGTACAGAAAGAGGCGATTGGATGGTATGACCTATGCATGTTACGCTACTCCAACCGCTCAATAGTTGAGCAACCAGTTACTGATACTGACGACATCATCAAATGTAGCAACACTAACGCCACAAACAAAGATCGGTTTGATAAAGAGCTTGATGACTTGGTGGTGAGAATGAGAAGCAGGTCTGCAGAGGGTGACTCACGTCTCAAGTTTGCAGAGGGAGAGGCTCCGGTTCAATCAAGCAATGAAACCATACATGCTCTCCTTCAGTGCGTGCCTTATTTGTCTCACCAAAACTGTACTCGATGCTTGGAGTACGCTATGTCCAGGATTTCATATTGGTGTGATGGAAAAACAGGTGGTTGGTATCTAGGACGAAGCTGTTCTTTAAGATATGAGACCTACCTCTTCTTTGAGCTCATATTCCACGATGCACCAGCACCACAGCCTTCCCAACCTGCAGTTACCCCTACAAAAG ATTTTCCGAAAAAGACCAACCCATCGCGAAATATCATTGTTATAGTCGTGCCAGTGTTCGCCGTTGCCATTGTCGTTGTGGGACTCATAGTTCTTATCTACAATTATTTTGGAGCGAGAAGACCAAGACACAAACCTATCCAAA GTGAAGGTGATGGTGAAGGTGATGGTGAAGGTGAAGGTGAGCTTGATAATGACATTAAAACAGATGAGTTAGCgcaatttgaatttgctacCATCAAATTTGCAACAAATAACTTCTCTGATGCAAATAAGCTTGGTCAAGGTGGATTCGGAATTGTTTATAAG gGTACGCTCTCTGATGGACAAGAAATTGCAATTAAAAGATTGTCTATCAATTCTAACCAAGGAGAAACAGAATTTAAGACTGAAATTTCGCTAACAGGAAAGCTTCAGCACCGAAACTTAGTTAGACTACTTGGCTTCTGTTTTGCAAAAAGAGAAAGATTATTGATATATGAGTTCGTTCCCAATAAAAGCCttgattttttcatatttg ATCCAAACAAACGTGGGAATTTGAATTGGGAAAGACGCTACAATATCATAAGAGGCATCGCTCGCGGTCTTCTTTACCTTCATGAAGATTCTAGATTACAAGTTGTTCATCGTGATCTCAAAATAAGTAACATTTTGTTGGATGAAGAGTTGAACCCCAAAATATCAGATTTTGGCATGGCAAGATTATTTGAGATCAATCAAACTGAAGCCAATACAAATACAGTTGTCGGGACCTT TGGATATATGGCTCCTGAGTATATTAAACATGGGAAGTTTTCAGTCAAGTCAGACGTTTTTAGTTTTGGTGTAATGATGTTGGAAATTGTATGCGGCCAAAGAAACAGTAAGATTCGTG gcATGGAAAAACTGGAGGGGAGGGACAGTTTCAAATATTGTAGATACCACACTGAAGGATTATTCTTGGGATGA
- the CRK21 gene encoding putative receptor-like protein kinase At4g00960: protein MAAVSLRLLSFLCCLFVIIISQASAQTCDNSRGNYTINSTYHNNLNTLLSNFSSHTEINYGFYNFSYGQEPDKVYTIGLCRGDQNQNQCLKCLNESRVSLADKCPNQKEAIDWRGECMLRYSNRSIFGLMENNPKVLVVRLENVTGSLDEFTEVLGNLMRNLSSTAASGDSRLKYATGSMPTSNFQITYGFTECTPDLSLQECTQCLGEAIADIPVYFNGKTGGNVLKPSCRIRFDPYSFYGSTLKLDPDAPPPATPLPSPPTNNNSSSQGKSNTSRIIIAIVVPVASVVLVLILFCIYLRVKKPRKENEIKREEDNYEDEITFAESLQFNFDTIRVATNEFADSYKLGQGGFGAVYRGQLSNGQEIAVKRLSRNSGQGDMEFKNEVLLVAKLQHRNLVRLLGFCLEGTERLLVYEFVPNKSLDYFIFDPIKKAQLNWQRRYKIIGGIARGILYLHEDSRLRIIHRDLKASNILLDEEMHPKISDFGMARLVHMDQTQGNTSRIVGTYGYMAPEYALYGQFSAKSDVFSFGVLVLEIISGQKNSGVRHGENVEDLLCFAWRNWRAGTASNIVDPTLNDGSQNEIMRCIHIGLLCVQENVVARPTMASIGLMLNSYSLTLPVPSEPAFLVDSRTRSLSEHDSMETRTSESANQSTPKSINEVSITELYPR, encoded by the exons ATGGCTGCTGTTTCTTTAAGGctcctttcctttctttgttGTCTGTTTGTCATCATAATATCACAAGCCAGTGCCCAGACATGTGATAACAGCAGAGGCAACTACACAATAAACAGCACCTATCACAACAACCTCAACACTCTCTTATCCAATTTCTCTTCCCACACAGAAATCAACTATGGTTTCTACAATTTCTCCTATGGCCAAGAACCAGACAAAGTATACACCATTGGGCTCTGCAGAGGCGATCAAAACCAGAATCAGTGCCTCAAATGCCTAAACGAATCGAGAGTGTCTCTGGCAGATAAATGTCCAAACCAGAAAGAGGCAATTGATTGGAGAGGAGAGTGCATGCTGCGCTACTCTAACCGTTCCATATTTGGGCTCATGGAAAATAATCCTAAGGTGCTAGTCGTGAGACTAGAGAATGTAACAGGTTCATTGGATGAATTCACTGAGGTGCTGGGGAACTTGATGAGGAATCTATCAAGCACAGCTGCATCAGGTGACTCTCGTCTTAAGTATGCTACAGGAAGCATGCCTActtcaaattttcaaatcaCATACGGTTTTACAGAGTGCACACCTGATTTGTCATTGCAAGAGTGCACTCAGTGCTTGGGTGAAGCTATCGCGGATATCCCAGTTTATTTTAATGGGAAAACTGGAGGTAATGTTTTAAAACCCAGTTGTAGAATTAGATTTGATCCCTACTCCTTCTACGGATCTACGCTGAAATTAGACCCAGATGCACCGCCACCAGCGACCCCGCTACCATCACCGCCCACCAACAACAATTCTTCTTCACAAG GAAAGAGCAACACATCACGAATTATCATTGCCATAGTAGTACCAGTTGCTAGTGTTGTTTTGGTGCTCATTCTTTTCTGCATCTATCTAAGAGTGAAGAagccaagaaaagaaaatgaga TTAAAAGAGAAGAAGATAATTATGAAGATGAAATTACATTTGCTGAGTCATTGCAATTCAACTTTGACACCATACGAGTTGCTACAAATGAATTTGCTGATTCTTATAAACTTGGACAAGGCGGGTTTGGAGCTGTTTACAGA GGTCAGCTTTCCAACGGACAAGAGATTGCAGTAAAAAGGTTGTCAAGGAATTCTGGGCAAGGAGATATGGAATTTAAGAATGAAGTTCTTTTAGTGGCCAAGCTTCAGCACCGGAATTTAGTTAGGCTACTTGGTTTCTGTCTGGAAGGAACAGAAAGACTACTTGTCTATGAATTTGTTCCTAATAAAAGCCTTGATTACTTCATATTTG ATCCAATAAAGAAAGCACAATTGAATTGGCAAAGGCGTTACAAAATCATTGGAGGTATTGCTCGAGGCATTCTCTACCTCCATGAAGATTCTCGACTGCGTATTATACATCGTGACCTCAAAGCAAGCAACATTCTCTTGGATGAAGAGATGCATCCTAAGATATCTGATTTTGGGATGGCAAGATTGGTTCACATGGATCAGACTCAGGGAAATACAAGTAGAATTGTTGGGACCTA TGGATATATGGCACCCGAGTATGCATTATATGGTCAGTTTTCAGCAAAATCAgatgtttttagttttggtgTACTAGTTCTTGAGATTATAAGTGGCCAAAAAAACAGTGGTGTTCGTCATGGGGAGAACGTGGAGGATCTATTGTGCTTT GCATGGAGAAACTGGAGGGCAGGAACAGCTTCAAATATTGTAGACCCCACGTTAAACGACGGTTCTCAAAATGAAATAATGAGATGCATCCACATTGGATTATTATGTGTTCAAGAAAATGTGGTTGCCAGACCAACCATGGCTTCTATTGGTCTCATGCTTAATAGCTATTCTCTCACTCTCCCGGTGCCTTCAGAACCTGCATTTCTTGTGGATAGTAGAACTAGAAGCCTTTCAGAGCATGACTCAATGGAAACAAGAACAAGTGAATCAGCAAATCAATCAACACCCAAATCGATAAATGAGGTTTCAATCACTGAGCTATATCCTCGTTAG
- the LOC100790532 gene encoding putative receptor-like protein kinase At4g00960, translating to MVTQRASFYLCLLVILITQATAEPDDQYPVCLSRGGDYAPNSTYHTNLNTVLSRLTSNTQIDYGFYNSSYGQDSDRVYATGLCRGDVSRHTCLTCLNNSSFFLLKNCPHQKEAVGFGGYDKCILHYADQSMFSYQDSSFRFYFWEETNVTNWDQYSYVLNQLLSRLRVKAATSNSNLNRKFAAGNATVPTPSSQTIYAVVQCYPDLTAAECNDCLIGAFSEIPKNCNNRSGCGVTILSCNFRYENSSFYEPTPDTITLQFSPQGSPSPTPSITSNSSESTYHGKSSKSQAVNAKYVVAPILFFVGLLILICIYLRVRKPTKHFESETMVDDEIKLVVSSQFDFDTIRVATNNFSDANKLGQGGFGPVYKGTLFNKQEVAIKRLSSNSCQGNIEFKNEVILMSRLQHRNLVRLLGFCYESEERLLVYEFLPNKSLDKIIFDPIERAHLDWKKRHKIIEGIALGLLYLHEDSQQRIIHRDLKLSNILLDADMNPKISDFGFARLFNADQTLLNASKIAGTYGYMAPEYARHGKLSTKLDVFSFGVVILEIVSGKKNSGFRIGESVEHLLSFAWKNWTKGTADKIIDPALNNALRDEILRCIHIGLLCVQEKVADRPTMASVILMLDSHSFALPVPLQPAYFMKNSCLSVIQFSGCSSVETGSNEQKSDSADVSANEASISSLYPR from the exons ATGGTCACTCAAAGAGCATCATTTTACCTTTGTCTCCTTGTTATTCTGATAACTCAAGCTACTGCGGAGCCAGACGACCAATACCCAGTCTGCCTCAGTCGTGGAGGAGACTATGCCCCTAATAGCACCTATCACACCAACCTCAATACTGTTCTTTCAAGGCTCACTTCCAACACGCAAATCGACTATGGCTTCTACAATTCCTCCTACGGCCAAGACTCTGATAGAGTCTACGCAACAGGCCTTTGCAGAGGAGATGTTTCCCGACATACTTGCCTTACTTGCCTCAACAATTCTAGCTTTTTTCTCCTAAAGAACTGTCCACATCAGAAGGAGGCTGTGGGATTTGGAGGATATGATAAATGCATTTTACACTATGCAGATCAGTCAATGTTCAGTTACCAAGATTCTTCTTTCCGGTTCTATTTTTGGGAGGAAACTAATGTAACGAATTGGGATCAGTACAGTTATGTGCTCAATCAGTTGCTGTCAAGACTAAGAGTGAAAGCTGCAACATCTAACTCCAATCTCAACCGTAAATTTGCTGCTGGAAATGCAACAGTTCCGACTCCGAGTTCCCAAACTATATATGCTGTTGTTCAGTGCTATCCTGATCTGACAGCCGCAGAATGCAACGACTGCTTAATTGGCGCTTTCTCAGAAATACCCAAAAATTGTAATAACAGGTCAGGTTGTGGAGTTACTATATTAAGCTGTAACTTTAGATATGAGAACTCCAGCTTCTATGAGCCTACGCCTGATACGATAACACTACAATTTTCACCACAAGGATCTCCATCTCCTACACCATCCATCACTTCAAATTCCTCAGAGAGTACTTATCATG GAAAAAGCAGCAAATCTCAAGCTGTCAACGCCAAATACGTTGTCGCACCTATTCTATTCTTTGTTGGGTTGCTGATCTTGATTTGCATCTATTTAAGAGTAAGGAAGCCAACAAAGCATTTTGAGA GTGAAACCATGGTTGATGACGAAATTAAACTAGTCGTGTCATCACAGTTTGACTTTGACACCATAAGAGTCGCTACGAACAACTTCTCTGATGCAAACAAGCTTGGACAAGGTGGATTTGGACCTGTTTACAAG GGGACACTCTTCAATAAACAAGAAGTAGCAATCAAAAGGTTATCTAGCAACTCTTGCCAAGGAAATATTGAATTCAAGAATGAAGTGATACTAATGTCCAGGCTTCAGCACCGAAATTTAGTTAGGCTCCTTGGTTTTTGTTATGAAAGCGAAGAACGGCTCCTTGTCTATGAGTTTCTTCCCAATAAAAGTCTTGACAAGATCATATTTG ATCCCATCGAGCGTGCACATTTGGATTGGAAAAAACGCCACAAAATAATTGAAGGCATTGCACTTGGCCTTCTTTATCTTCATGAGGATTCTCAGCAAAGGATTATTCATCGTGATCTCAAATTGAGTAATATTCTTTTAGATGCCGATATGAATCCTAAGATTTCAGATTTTGGCTTTGCAAGGCTGTTTAATGCGGATCAAACTCTGCTTAATGCAAGTAAAATTGCAGGAACTTA TGGATACATGGCACCTGAGTATGCAAGGCATGGAAAACTCTCAACGAAGTTAGATGTCTTTAGTTTCGGTGTAGTAATACTAGAGATTGTAAGTGGCAAAAAGAATAGTGGATTTCGTATTGGAGAGAGTGTGGAGCATTTATTAAGCTTT GCTTGGAAAAACTGGACGAAAGGGACAGCAGATAAAATTATAGATCCTGCCTTAAATAATGCTTTGAGAGATGAAATACTGAGATGCATTCACATTGGGCTACTTTGTGTTCAAGAAAAGGTTGCTGATAGACCAACAATGGCTTCAGTTATACTTATGCTTGATAGCCACTCTTTTGCTCTACCAGTTCCATTGCAACCGGcctattttatgaaaaatagttGTTTATCAGTCATCCAGTTTTCGGGGTGCAGTTCCGTGGAAACAGGATCAAATGAACAGAAAAGTGACTCTGCTGATGTATCAGCAAATGAGGCCTCAATTAGTAGTCTATATCCTCGTTAG
- the LOC100791056 gene encoding putative receptor-like protein kinase At4g00960 yields MSVISFICCLLFIITISQASAQPSFVNHFCLSDKGRFTANNTYHTNLNTLLSNLTSNTGIDYGFYNLSYGENMDKVNAIGLCRGDVKPDECSSCLNNSTVLLTQLCPNQKEAIGWYDKCMLRYSNRSIYGVMETSPLFYLSEITNATDVDQFNQVLGNLMSNLTGIAASGDSRRKYAAASATATNIQAIYGLVQCTPDLSQPECKHCLIGAISEIPRCCNGKIGGRVLRPSCNIRYENYPFYDEPTAYAPAPSPSLENMVLKIILLFLILQMSHEQRNLVFAESSNTTLIVIAVIVPTVVVLLICLCLYLRRSKARKNLTEDAIEDDDEIKIAESLQFNLDTIRVATEDFSESNKLGQGGFGAVYWGKLSNGQMIAVKRLSRDSGQGDTEFKNEVLLVAKLQHRNLVRLLGFCLEGRERLLVYEYVHNKSLDYFIFDSTMKAQLDWERRYKIIRGIARGLLYLHEDSRLRIIHRDLKASNILLDEEMNPKIADFGMARLVLVDQTQANTSRIVGTYGYMAPEYAMHGQFSVKSDVFSFGVLVLEIVSGQKNSGISNGENMEDLLSFAWRNWKEGTAINIVDPSLNNNSRNEMMRSIHIGLLCVQENLADRPTMANIILMLNSYSLSLPIPAEPAFYMNSRTQSRPDMQSWEYNSRETGTSEPILKSAQESENEASITELYPR; encoded by the exons ATGTCTGttatttcctttatttgttGTCTCCTTTTCATAATTACTATATCTCAAGCCAGCGCCCAGCCAAGTTTCGTAAATCACTTTTGTCTCAGTGATAAAGGCAGATTCACAGCCAACAACACTTATCACACAAACCTCAACACCCTTTTATCCAATCTCACTTCCAACACAGGAATCGACTATGGTTTCTACAATCTCTCTTACGGCGAAAACATGGACAAAGTAAACGCCATTGGGCTGTGCAGAGGAGATGTTAAACCAGACGAATGCAGCAGCTGCCTAAACAATTCAACGGTCCTTCTCACCCAGCTTTGTCCAAACCAGAAAGAGGCAATTGGGTGGTATGACAAGTGCATGTTGCGCTACTCAAACCGCTCAATATATGGCGTCATGGAAACTTCACCTTTGTTTTATTTGTCGGAAATAACCAATGCAACGGACGTGGACCAGTTCAATCAAGTGTTGGGGAACTTGATGAGTAATCTAACGGGCATAGCTGCATCAG GTGACTCTCGACGCAAGTACGCCGCCGCCAGCGCAACCGCCACAAATATTCAAGCAATATATGGTCTGGTGCAGTGCACTCCAGACTTGTCTCAGCCAGAGTGCAAACACTGCTTGATTGGGGCTATCTCAGAAATCCCAAGATGTTGTAACGGCAAGATAGGTGGTAGAGTTCTTAGACCCAGTTGTAATATCAGATACGAAAACTACCCCTTCTATGATGAACCTACGGCATATGCACCAGCTCCATCTCCATCTCT AGAGAACATGGTCCTTAAAATTATCctcttatt ctTAATTCTTCAAATGTCTCACGAGCAGAGGAATCTTGTTTTTGCAGAAAGTAGCAACACAACATTGATTGTCATTGCTGTAATTGTGCCTACTGTTGTTGTTTTGCTCATTTGTCTCTGCCTATATTTAAGGAGGAGTAAGGCAAGGAAAAATCTTACAG aagatgcaattgaagatgatgatgaaattaaaattgctGAGTCATTACAATTCAACTTGGACACAATACGAGTTGCTACAGAAGACTTCTCTGAATCTAATAAACTAGGACAAGGTGGATTTGGAGCTGTTTATTGG GGTAAGCTCTCTAATGGACAGATGATTGCAGTCAAAAGGTTGTCAAGAGATTCTGGGCAGGGGGATAcggaatttaaaaatgaagtgCTTTTAGTGGCCAAGCTTCAGCACCGAAATTTAGTTAGGCTTCTTGGTTTCTGCTTGGAAGGAAGAGAAAGGCTACTCGTCTATGAATATGTTCATAATAAAAGCCTTGATTATTTCATATTCG ATTCAACCATGAAAGCACAACTGGATTGGGAAAGACGCTACAAAATCATTAGAGGTATTGCTCGAGGCCTTCTCTACCTTCACGAAGATTCTCGACTGCGTATTATCCATCGTGATCTCAAAGCAAGCAACATTCTCTTAGATGAAGAGATGAATCCTAAGATAGCAGATTTTGGCATGGCAAGACTGGTATTAGTGGATCAAACTCAAGCAAATACAAGTAGAATTGTGGGAACCTA TGGATATATGGCGCCAGAGTATGCAATGCATGGACAATTTTCAGTGAAATCAGATGTCTTCAGTTTTGGTGTATTAGTTCTTGAGATTGTAAGTGGCCAGAAAAACAGTGGCATTAGTAATGGGGAGAATATGGAGGATCTACTAAGCTTC GCATGGAGAAACTGGAAGGAGGGGACAGCTATAAATATTGTAGATCCATCACTAAACAACAATTCACGAAATGAAATGATGAGAAGCATCCATATTGGTTTACTTTGTGTTCAAGAAAATTTAGCTGACAGACCAACCATGGCTAACATTATACTGATGCTTAATAGCTATTCTCTCAGTCTCCCAATTCCGGCCGAACCTGCATTTTATATGAACAGTAGAACTCAAAGCCGTCCAGACATGCAATCATGGGAGTATAATTCAAGGGAAACAGGAACAAGTGAACCGATACttaaatcagctcaagaatcAGAAAATGAAGCTTCAATTACTGAGCTATACCCTCGCTAG